From one Allorhizobium ampelinum S4 genomic stretch:
- a CDS encoding YoaK family protein, producing MAVGQYTSHMSGIVSSMADNLVLGDLKLLLMGLLALCFFLAGAGFSAILINWGRRRDLRSVYALPLAVEAWLMGVFALSGAISFSEKGDAVVFVVMLLCFIMGLQNAIITKLSGARIRTTHVTGLVTDTGIELGKLLYWNGYSNGKVTYPPVRADLAKLWLLVRMVGLFFGGGVVGAILFQRIGVSAAAFLAIPLAVAALYPMLEDYSSQKQR from the coding sequence ATGGCGGTCGGTCAATATACCTCTCACATGTCGGGCATTGTCTCGTCCATGGCGGACAATCTGGTGCTGGGCGATTTAAAACTTTTGCTGATGGGGCTGCTCGCTCTTTGTTTCTTTCTTGCTGGCGCTGGCTTTTCCGCAATTTTGATCAATTGGGGCCGCAGACGAGATTTGAGGTCGGTCTATGCGCTGCCATTGGCGGTTGAGGCGTGGCTGATGGGTGTGTTTGCCCTTTCCGGGGCGATCAGTTTCAGCGAAAAGGGCGACGCGGTGGTGTTCGTCGTCATGCTTCTCTGCTTCATCATGGGCTTGCAAAATGCCATCATCACAAAACTCTCCGGTGCACGCATTCGAACGACCCACGTGACGGGCTTGGTTACCGATACCGGTATCGAACTTGGCAAGCTATTGTATTGGAACGGATACTCAAATGGTAAAGTCACATACCCACCGGTCCGGGCCGATTTAGCGAAGCTTTGGCTGCTGGTGCGCATGGTTGGATTATTTTTCGGCGGCGGCGTGGTCGGGGCTATCCTGTTTCAACGAATCGGCGTTTCCGCAGCGGCGTTTCTGGCGATACCTCTGGCGGTTGCCGCTCTCTACCCGATGCTTGAGGACTATTCCTCCCAAAAGCAGCGCTGA
- a CDS encoding ABC transporter ATP-binding protein, whose translation MALGYKSRRGGAFRSVFGFCAVHWRQQPGRVVFMLFAVLLSTLADVLTPLFSGRLVDAVVSGRADDSLAWDSAIAAFAWLMALSAGAVLLRHATFTAIIGFTLRSMSDIAADAFSRIQRFSSDWHANSFAGSTVRKVTRGMWALDLLNDTVFVALFPSLVMLIGSTVLMTWHWPMMGLLVGVGSVCFVLFTAIMALRYVAPMASMANSWDTKLGGSLADAVTCNAVVKAFGGESREETRLSWVLQKWQDRTRRTWTRGTLNGSLQAALLMVLRGGVLGLALWLWSAGKASPGDITFVLTAFFILQGYLREIGMHIRNLQRSVNDMEELVFLHGQPLGVVDVAGAKPVVIERGKIEFDRVSFHYGNHFAPLYKDFSVVIQPGEKVGLVGHSGSGKTTFIKLIQRLHDVNGGAIRIDGQDIALVAQTSLRQQIAIVQQEPILFHRSLAENIAYARPSASQQDIETAARLASAHGFIEALPKGYGTLVGERGIKLSGGERQRIAIARAFLADAPILILDEATSSLDSESEMLIQEAMERLMQGRTTLVVAHRLSTVRALDRLLVFDHGRIAEEGTHESLIRMKSGIYRGLFERQALELTKGMVFGE comes from the coding sequence ATGGCTTTAGGTTATAAATCTCGCCGTGGCGGGGCATTTCGCAGCGTTTTCGGTTTCTGTGCGGTGCATTGGCGCCAGCAGCCGGGGCGTGTTGTCTTCATGCTGTTTGCCGTATTGCTTTCCACTTTGGCCGATGTGTTAACGCCACTGTTCTCCGGTCGTTTGGTTGACGCGGTCGTCTCCGGTCGCGCCGATGACAGCCTAGCCTGGGACAGCGCCATTGCCGCTTTCGCCTGGTTGATGGCGCTCTCTGCCGGAGCCGTCCTGCTGCGCCATGCAACGTTTACGGCCATCATCGGCTTTACGCTGCGCTCCATGTCGGACATTGCTGCCGATGCTTTCTCTCGCATTCAACGCTTTTCCAGCGATTGGCATGCCAATAGCTTCGCTGGTTCGACGGTGCGCAAAGTGACGCGCGGCATGTGGGCACTCGATCTGCTGAACGATACGGTTTTCGTGGCGCTGTTTCCCTCGCTGGTCATGCTGATCGGTTCCACAGTGCTGATGACGTGGCATTGGCCAATGATGGGCCTGTTGGTCGGGGTCGGGTCCGTTTGCTTCGTGTTGTTTACAGCAATCATGGCTCTGCGTTACGTTGCGCCAATGGCCAGCATGGCCAATAGTTGGGATACCAAGCTGGGTGGGTCTCTGGCCGATGCGGTGACCTGTAATGCTGTGGTCAAGGCCTTTGGTGGGGAAAGCCGTGAGGAAACCCGCCTGAGCTGGGTGCTGCAAAAATGGCAGGACAGGACGCGTCGCACCTGGACGCGCGGCACACTGAATGGCAGCCTGCAAGCAGCCTTGCTGATGGTGCTGCGCGGTGGGGTTTTGGGTCTGGCCCTTTGGCTATGGAGTGCTGGAAAGGCCAGCCCTGGTGACATCACTTTCGTGCTGACGGCCTTTTTCATCCTACAGGGCTATCTGCGGGAAATTGGTATGCATATCCGTAACTTGCAACGGTCAGTCAATGATATGGAGGAACTGGTTTTCCTGCATGGTCAACCCCTTGGCGTCGTGGATGTGGCCGGTGCAAAACCTGTTGTCATCGAACGCGGCAAGATCGAATTCGATCGGGTGTCCTTTCATTACGGCAATCATTTTGCGCCGCTCTACAAGGACTTTTCCGTTGTGATCCAGCCCGGTGAGAAGGTTGGGCTGGTTGGCCATTCCGGTTCTGGCAAGACGACGTTCATCAAGCTCATTCAGCGCTTGCATGACGTCAACGGTGGGGCGATCCGGATCGACGGTCAGGATATCGCACTCGTTGCCCAAACCTCGTTACGCCAGCAGATCGCCATCGTGCAGCAGGAGCCGATCCTGTTCCATCGCTCGCTTGCGGAAAACATCGCCTATGCAAGGCCCTCGGCCAGCCAGCAGGACATCGAAACCGCTGCAAGGCTTGCCAGCGCCCATGGCTTTATCGAGGCCTTGCCGAAGGGGTACGGCACGCTGGTCGGTGAGCGCGGCATCAAGCTTTCAGGTGGTGAACGCCAGCGGATTGCGATCGCCCGTGCCTTCCTTGCAGATGCGCCGATTCTTATTCTGGACGAGGCAACGTCAAGCCTGGATTCGGAATCGGAAATGCTGATCCAGGAAGCTATGGAACGGCTTATGCAAGGCAGAACCACCTTGGTCGTGGCGCATCGGTTGTCGACCGTGCGGGCGCTCGACCGGCTGCTGGTCTTCGATCACGGACGGATCGCTGAGGAGGGGACGCATGAGAGCCTGATCAGGATGAAGTCAGGCATTTACCGTGGTCTTTTCGAGCGCCAGGCGTTGGAGTTGACCAAGGGCATGGTCTTCGGAGAATAG
- a CDS encoding mechanosensitive ion channel family protein, which produces MMMAAYGEVATALRRGGTVALTGLQSLPAAFSNSMQSLHEEQTGMKELSLTAASAIVAGLATAAVFLMAFARLMPRLRPDRGLVAKVSLAGLRLAGDLLAVVIFVVLARNGAHMGMVSGSFGKEVTSGFIHIAMTTAIFASFGRLLFARINGFEPLFDIADPSWHLKMMVGFGFLSGFTHSSLSLADARGLAPMAVDGWLFLSSTIITAYLLVWFIVGRSDIANSHSGHANGWQRITGNLIANFYIVSTIIIWLLGLLVAGTAQNVLWVRVSGISQIVFILIPILHRGVSGLFQYLAIRREAVYGPGFHSVLLWALRIPFSGAIWLIGIHITVILWQPLLANAGVDASYWLNHLQQFGITIVCSAFVCGFLWKFFETISPVNTVKLPGHEDDGEQKTTSRLSTVLPVVRNLVMGAVLAVALLVILSSLGVNVAPLLAGFGVLGLAVSFGSQALVKDVVSGIFFLAEDAFRIDEYIDVGKLQGTVEQISLRSVRLRHHNGPVHTVPFGQIAAVTNYSRDWGTIKFELRFDRDADLEMIRKTAKKVGLSLLEEPEFAGDFLIPLKMQGIQEVNENSMVIRFKFTCRPGNPSLIKREGIKRLLAAFKAAGLNLASNAVVVRSDGTTISDAAAASTLSAKAANAP; this is translated from the coding sequence ATGATGATGGCTGCCTACGGGGAAGTGGCAACTGCCCTTCGGCGCGGCGGGACCGTCGCATTGACCGGCCTACAAAGCTTGCCAGCGGCGTTTAGCAACAGCATGCAATCTTTGCATGAAGAGCAAACGGGTATGAAGGAACTCAGCCTGACGGCCGCCAGCGCGATCGTTGCCGGGCTCGCGACAGCAGCCGTGTTCCTGATGGCGTTCGCAAGGCTCATGCCCCGTCTTAGGCCGGACCGAGGGCTAGTTGCCAAGGTCTCATTGGCAGGACTGCGGCTCGCGGGAGATCTACTTGCGGTGGTCATCTTCGTGGTTTTGGCGCGCAATGGCGCCCATATGGGCATGGTCTCCGGCTCATTTGGCAAGGAGGTCACCTCCGGCTTCATTCACATTGCCATGACCACAGCGATTTTTGCCAGTTTCGGACGCCTGCTCTTTGCCAGGATCAATGGTTTCGAACCGTTATTCGATATTGCCGACCCGTCCTGGCATTTAAAAATGATGGTGGGCTTCGGCTTTCTGTCCGGCTTTACCCATAGCAGCCTCAGTCTGGCCGATGCCCGCGGGCTTGCCCCGATGGCGGTGGATGGCTGGCTGTTCCTCAGCTCCACCATCATCACCGCCTATCTGCTGGTCTGGTTTATCGTCGGACGGAGCGACATCGCCAATTCTCATTCCGGCCATGCCAACGGATGGCAGCGTATTACCGGCAATCTCATCGCCAATTTCTACATCGTCTCCACAATAATTATATGGCTGCTCGGTCTTCTGGTCGCCGGCACGGCTCAAAACGTCCTCTGGGTGCGCGTGTCGGGCATCAGCCAGATAGTGTTCATACTGATTCCCATCCTGCATCGCGGTGTCTCAGGCTTGTTTCAATATCTGGCAATACGACGGGAAGCCGTCTATGGTCCGGGCTTCCATTCGGTCCTGCTCTGGGCCTTGCGCATCCCGTTTTCCGGGGCAATCTGGCTGATCGGAATTCATATCACCGTCATCTTGTGGCAACCGCTTCTGGCCAATGCCGGGGTGGATGCCTCCTACTGGCTGAACCATTTACAGCAATTTGGGATTACCATTGTCTGTAGCGCCTTTGTCTGCGGTTTCCTCTGGAAGTTTTTCGAGACCATATCCCCGGTCAATACCGTCAAACTGCCGGGTCACGAGGATGATGGCGAACAGAAAACCACCAGCCGGTTGTCGACAGTTCTGCCTGTCGTGCGCAATCTGGTTATGGGCGCGGTGCTCGCCGTCGCACTTCTGGTCATCCTGTCCTCACTCGGCGTCAATGTCGCGCCGCTTCTCGCAGGCTTCGGCGTGCTTGGCCTTGCCGTCTCTTTCGGATCGCAAGCGCTCGTCAAGGATGTCGTTTCCGGCATATTCTTCCTGGCGGAAGACGCCTTCAGGATCGATGAATATATCGATGTTGGCAAGCTACAGGGCACTGTCGAGCAGATTTCCCTGCGCTCCGTTCGTTTGCGCCACCACAATGGGCCTGTGCATACAGTACCTTTTGGCCAGATCGCCGCCGTTACCAACTACAGTCGCGATTGGGGCACGATTAAATTCGAATTGCGCTTCGACCGCGACGCCGATCTGGAAATGATCCGCAAGACGGCCAAGAAAGTCGGTCTGTCACTGCTGGAAGAGCCGGAATTTGCGGGTGATTTTCTTATACCTCTCAAAATGCAGGGCATACAGGAGGTCAATGAGAATTCCATGGTCATCCGCTTCAAGTTCACTTGCCGGCCCGGCAATCCCAGCCTGATCAAGCGCGAAGGTATCAAGCGTCTACTCGCCGCCTTCAAGGCCGCAGGGCTCAATCTCGCTTCCAATGCTGTCGTCGTACGCTCCGATGGAACGACAATCAGTGATGCTGCTGCGGCCTCAACCCTATCCGCAAAGGCCGCCAACGCGCCTTGA
- a CDS encoding helix-turn-helix transcriptional regulator translates to MRTEPYHPKSALPLPSQRMLNRVQAAAYAGVGVSKFDEMVNDGRMPQPRKIDARRVWDVRQIDIALDALPSDGDISYPDGNDWD, encoded by the coding sequence ATGCGAACCGAACCATACCACCCAAAATCAGCCTTGCCGTTGCCATCCCAACGGATGCTCAACCGTGTCCAGGCGGCGGCCTATGCCGGTGTTGGCGTCTCAAAGTTTGACGAGATGGTGAATGATGGCCGCATGCCTCAGCCGCGTAAAATTGATGCGCGGCGTGTGTGGGATGTACGCCAGATTGATATTGCGCTGGACGCACTGCCATCCGATGGCGATATTTCGTACCCAGACGGCAACGATTGGGATTGA
- a CDS encoding BA14K family protein, with the protein MKKIAAILLSAATLLTGMAPVGASAAPTSLSQPAQTQSVPGATAQGGVQVAENSWADDRRQRRYVPGPRRHSDRNWDGRRNYNRYDRDRYHRRHNRSNAGAIIGGLAAGAIIGGALSARPQGGNSHTQWCYNRYRSYRASDNTFQPNNGPRRQCVSP; encoded by the coding sequence ATGAAAAAAATTGCCGCAATTCTGCTGTCAGCCGCGACACTGCTGACAGGTATGGCGCCGGTTGGCGCATCCGCCGCACCAACATCGCTTTCGCAACCTGCACAGACGCAGAGTGTTCCCGGTGCCACAGCACAGGGCGGCGTCCAGGTCGCGGAAAATAGTTGGGCTGACGATCGTCGCCAGCGTCGCTATGTTCCTGGACCACGTCGCCATAGCGATCGCAATTGGGATGGGCGCCGTAACTATAACCGCTATGATCGTGACAGATATCACCGTCGCCATAACCGCAGCAATGCGGGCGCAATTATCGGTGGATTGGCCGCAGGTGCCATCATTGGCGGCGCTCTCAGCGCACGGCCACAAGGTGGAAACTCGCATACTCAATGGTGCTATAATCGCTACCGGTCCTACCGGGCCTCGGACAATACGTTCCAGCCCAATAACGGCCCACGCCGCCAATGCGTTTCACCGTAA
- a CDS encoding response regulator transcription factor, giving the protein MTRVLLIDDDLEFTGLLCEYLTDEGFDVLSTDDGAKGLAFVDSGATDIIVLDVMMPIMNGVDVLQNIRKSSEIPIVMLTARGDDKDRITGLDLGADDYVSKPCSPGELVARLRAILRRTGKTPPEHPSQPLKSGELVLYPTSRQAHINGEALALTGTEYNLLELLVRNGGKVVSKHDISQSVFGRPLTPFDRRIDVHLSSIRQKLGLRKDRQSWIQSVRGQGYILLQDS; this is encoded by the coding sequence ATGACGCGTGTTCTTTTGATTGATGACGACCTGGAATTTACCGGATTGCTTTGCGAATATCTGACGGATGAAGGGTTTGATGTACTCTCGACAGACGATGGCGCCAAGGGCCTTGCTTTTGTCGACAGTGGTGCGACCGATATCATCGTTCTCGACGTCATGATGCCGATCATGAATGGTGTCGATGTCTTGCAGAACATCCGAAAATCCAGTGAAATTCCTATCGTCATGCTGACAGCCAGGGGGGATGACAAGGATCGGATTACCGGGCTAGACCTCGGTGCCGACGACTATGTCTCCAAGCCCTGTTCGCCAGGTGAACTGGTCGCCCGGCTCCGGGCAATATTGCGTCGTACCGGTAAAACACCGCCCGAACACCCATCTCAACCGCTCAAAAGCGGCGAACTCGTTCTTTATCCAACAAGCAGGCAGGCGCATATCAATGGTGAGGCTCTCGCCTTGACCGGGACGGAATACAATCTCCTGGAGCTTCTGGTTCGCAATGGCGGCAAGGTCGTTTCCAAACATGACATTTCCCAAAGCGTATTCGGCAGGCCCCTGACGCCTTTCGACCGGCGTATCGATGTTCATCTCAGCAGTATCCGCCAGAAACTCGGCCTCAGAAAAGACAGACAAAGCTGGATCCAGTCTGTTCGGGGGCAGGGTTACATTCTGCTACAGGATAGCTGA
- a CDS encoding ABC transporter permease, whose protein sequence is MTAGRQHRPAGHIGLLAIAGIVAAFSLVPLGFIAWVTVDVGWETVKALVFRGRVGDLLINTVLLEAATIPITIVLAVALAWLIERTRLPWAGLWSWLMVTPLAVPAFVHSYAWIGISPGMHGLWSAVFISVLAYFPFLYLPVAASLRRLDPAIEDAAASLGLGPWQVFFRVVLPQLRLAILGGALLVALHLLSEYGLFVMIRFDTFATAIVDQFQSAYNSPAANMLSGVLVFCCLLLLGLDGVLRGSERYARVGSGAIRPSPRHELGGFVVPALLLLLTVTVLALGVPVYTLLRWLYIGGLRVWQNDMVGAAFVETIVLALTGGILSMLAAAPMAWLSVRAPGRLQKLLEACHYYVGSLPGVVVALALVTITVRVALPFYQTFATLIAAYILLFLPRAMVGLRSSISQAPVELERAAMSLGKSPTRAVWLTTMRLAAPGAAASIALVAMGITNELTATLMLAPNGVDTLATKFWSLTSEIDYVAAAPFALMMVVLSLPLTLLLQSQSKRTAGQ, encoded by the coding sequence ATGACGGCAGGGCGCCAGCACCGGCCTGCCGGGCATATCGGTCTTCTGGCGATTGCAGGAATCGTCGCCGCCTTCAGCCTTGTGCCACTTGGCTTTATCGCCTGGGTGACGGTCGATGTCGGCTGGGAGACGGTGAAGGCCCTGGTCTTTCGCGGTCGTGTCGGCGATCTGCTGATCAACACGGTCCTGCTGGAAGCGGCAACCATTCCCATTACCATCGTGCTTGCCGTAGCCCTCGCCTGGCTGATTGAGCGGACACGCCTGCCCTGGGCCGGGCTTTGGTCCTGGCTGATGGTGACGCCACTTGCTGTTCCAGCTTTTGTGCACAGCTATGCCTGGATCGGCATTTCCCCCGGTATGCATGGGCTGTGGAGCGCGGTGTTCATTTCGGTGCTCGCGTATTTCCCGTTTCTCTACTTACCCGTCGCCGCCTCTCTTCGCCGGCTCGATCCGGCCATAGAGGATGCAGCAGCCTCGCTCGGCCTTGGACCATGGCAGGTCTTCTTCCGCGTGGTCTTGCCGCAATTGCGTCTGGCCATTCTCGGGGGCGCATTGCTGGTGGCGCTGCACCTGTTGTCCGAATACGGCTTGTTCGTGATGATCCGGTTCGACACCTTTGCGACCGCCATCGTCGATCAGTTTCAATCGGCCTATAACAGCCCTGCCGCCAATATGCTGAGCGGCGTTCTGGTGTTCTGCTGCTTGCTGCTCTTGGGTCTTGACGGAGTTCTGCGCGGCAGCGAACGCTATGCACGCGTCGGCTCTGGCGCCATCCGGCCGTCTCCGCGCCACGAGTTGGGCGGCTTTGTCGTTCCAGCCTTGCTGCTGCTGCTCACCGTAACGGTTCTGGCGCTTGGCGTGCCTGTCTATACGCTGCTGCGGTGGCTCTATATTGGCGGTTTGCGTGTCTGGCAGAATGACATGGTCGGCGCAGCCTTCGTCGAAACCATCGTGCTGGCACTGACCGGCGGCATACTCTCGATGCTGGCCGCAGCGCCAATGGCTTGGCTGTCGGTGCGCGCACCGGGACGCCTGCAAAAGCTGCTGGAGGCCTGCCATTATTATGTCGGCTCTCTGCCCGGCGTCGTCGTGGCGCTGGCGCTGGTGACCATCACGGTGCGGGTAGCGCTGCCTTTCTACCAAACATTCGCCACGCTCATCGCTGCCTATATCCTGCTTTTCCTGCCGCGTGCCATGGTGGGTTTGCGCTCCAGCATTTCGCAGGCTCCGGTGGAACTGGAAAGGGCCGCCATGAGCCTTGGTAAAAGTCCGACCCGAGCGGTCTGGCTGACAACAATGCGGTTGGCAGCACCGGGCGCCGCCGCAAGTATCGCGCTGGTTGCCATGGGCATCACCAATGAACTGACCGCAACGCTGATGCTGGCGCCCAACGGGGTCGACACACTTGCCACCAAATTCTGGTCACTGACCAGCGAAATCGACTATGTGGCAGCGGCTCCCTTCGCCTTGATGATGGTGGTCCTCTCCCTGCCCCTTACCCTGCTTTTGCAGTCGCAATCCAAACGCACGGCTGGCCAATGA
- a CDS encoding iron ABC transporter substrate-binding protein, with translation MAVLSALFATTAIVPAFAADGDGIVVYNAQHESLGREWVEAFTKQTGIKVTMRQGSDMQFANQLLQEGEASPADVFLTENSPAMTLVDQAGLFAPVDADTLAQVPEEFRPANGQWIGIAARSTVFAYDKTKLSEDKLPKSLLDLADPAWKGRWAASPSGADFQAIVSALLELKGEEATAKWLKALKENATFYKGNSVAMKAVNAGEVEGAVIYHYYWFGDQAKTAENSGNVALHYFKHQDPGAFLSISGGGIIKSTQHMKDAQAFLKFITSKEGQAILKTGTSYEYAVGKGAESNAKLVPIKDLDAPKVEPTKLNSKKVTEMMTAAGIL, from the coding sequence ATGGCTGTTCTTTCCGCCCTCTTCGCCACGACTGCAATTGTGCCGGCTTTCGCCGCCGACGGCGACGGCATTGTGGTTTACAATGCCCAGCACGAAAGCCTAGGCCGGGAATGGGTCGAGGCCTTTACCAAGCAGACGGGCATCAAGGTGACGATGCGCCAGGGCAGCGACATGCAATTTGCCAATCAGCTCTTGCAGGAAGGCGAAGCCTCACCAGCCGATGTGTTTCTGACGGAAAATTCGCCAGCCATGACGCTGGTCGATCAAGCTGGCCTGTTTGCTCCTGTTGATGCCGATACCCTGGCGCAAGTGCCGGAAGAGTTTCGTCCAGCCAATGGCCAATGGATCGGCATCGCCGCCCGCTCCACGGTGTTTGCCTATGACAAGACCAAGCTCAGCGAAGATAAGCTGCCAAAGTCCCTGCTCGATCTTGCCGATCCGGCGTGGAAAGGCCGTTGGGCGGCCTCTCCATCAGGTGCGGATTTCCAGGCCATCGTCAGCGCCCTGCTGGAGCTGAAGGGTGAGGAAGCGACCGCCAAGTGGCTGAAGGCCTTGAAGGAAAATGCGACCTTCTACAAGGGCAACAGCGTTGCCATGAAGGCCGTGAACGCCGGTGAAGTCGAAGGCGCGGTGATCTATCATTATTACTGGTTCGGCGATCAGGCCAAGACCGCAGAAAACAGCGGCAACGTGGCACTGCATTATTTCAAGCATCAGGACCCGGGCGCCTTTCTCAGCATTTCCGGCGGCGGCATCATCAAGTCCACCCAACATATGAAGGATGCCCAGGCCTTCTTGAAATTCATCACCAGCAAGGAAGGCCAGGCGATCCTGAAAACCGGCACGTCTTATGAATATGCAGTCGGCAAGGGTGCTGAATCGAATGCCAAGCTCGTCCCGATCAAGGATTTGGATGCACCGAAGGTGGAGCCGACCAAGCTGAACAGCAAGAAGGTCACTGAAATGATGACGGCGGCCGGGATTCTCTAA
- a CDS encoding HAMP domain-containing sensor histidine kinase: protein MPRLFWRFFVIVWLTITLTTMLGISLPRFNGQLPPHMRIAEVQNEIIAAQIAEMLQRVGPQETQAFIRSITPKGDDGHFQLQAVPAAAPQTCAKDQFPGSIAISYANQCYTLTIDESSISNDWPLVLPWLIGLVASLFSAYLLTKYLLTPIERLRHGLKMLAEGHFSIRIHDPVKNRKDEIGILTQHFDISAMRLQELHESRERLFHDISHELRSPLSRLQAVTGILRKNPGRLPGLLDRMDHEIERLDRLVGEILTMARLSSKTDEENQLLVIDILDILDEIVQDATFEAQEKAVSIDFQRSGSFVAAVNGELIYRAIENVLRNAIKYTGEATVIRISATVSPNGLTLTFTDEGPGVKEDDLESIFRPFISSGSSGSASGYGLGLAIAKTAVERHGGKVFAGNVKPKGLRITMILPGDSDTRSECHNAMRQT from the coding sequence ATGCCTCGGCTTTTCTGGCGTTTTTTCGTCATTGTCTGGCTGACAATCACGCTGACAACCATGCTGGGCATATCGCTTCCACGGTTCAACGGCCAGCTGCCACCGCATATGCGCATCGCTGAGGTGCAGAACGAGATCATTGCCGCGCAAATCGCCGAGATGCTCCAACGGGTCGGGCCGCAGGAGACACAGGCGTTTATCCGCAGCATAACACCCAAAGGAGACGATGGGCATTTCCAACTCCAGGCAGTGCCGGCAGCGGCCCCGCAAACCTGCGCCAAGGATCAATTTCCAGGCAGCATTGCCATATCCTACGCCAACCAATGCTATACCCTCACTATCGATGAATCGTCTATCAGCAATGACTGGCCACTTGTGTTGCCTTGGCTGATCGGCCTTGTCGCAAGCCTGTTTTCCGCTTACCTGCTGACGAAATACCTGCTGACACCCATTGAGCGGCTTCGCCATGGGCTGAAAATGCTGGCAGAAGGCCACTTCAGCATCCGCATCCACGATCCTGTCAAAAATCGAAAGGATGAAATCGGAATTCTGACACAGCATTTCGATATCAGCGCCATGCGCCTACAGGAACTGCATGAGAGCCGAGAACGACTGTTTCATGATATTTCCCACGAACTACGCTCACCCTTGTCACGCCTGCAAGCCGTTACCGGTATCCTGAGGAAGAACCCAGGGCGCCTACCCGGCCTGCTGGATCGCATGGATCATGAAATCGAGCGGCTGGACAGGCTGGTCGGTGAGATCCTGACCATGGCCAGGCTGTCCTCCAAGACAGATGAAGAAAATCAGCTCCTGGTTATCGATATTCTCGATATTCTCGATGAGATTGTTCAGGACGCGACTTTTGAAGCGCAGGAAAAAGCCGTATCAATTGACTTTCAGCGGAGTGGCAGTTTTGTCGCCGCTGTCAATGGAGAGCTTATCTATCGCGCCATCGAGAATGTCTTGCGAAACGCAATCAAATATACCGGAGAAGCGACAGTAATCCGGATTTCGGCAACCGTTTCACCGAATGGCCTGACACTCACCTTCACGGACGAAGGTCCTGGCGTCAAAGAAGATGACCTTGAAAGTATTTTTCGCCCCTTTATCAGTTCAGGCAGCAGCGGCAGTGCCTCCGGATACGGTCTTGGCCTGGCAATTGCCAAGACGGCCGTCGAACGGCACGGCGGCAAGGTCTTTGCCGGCAATGTCAAGCCGAAAGGCTTGCGGATCACCATGATATTGCCTGGCGATAGCGACACACGGTCGGAATGCCACAACGCTATGCGGCAGACCTGA
- a CDS encoding tyrosine-type recombinase/integrase, whose protein sequence is MKQMHRPPKYCQGFEDRHGKIRWYYRRKGFPIKPLSGLPWSPEFMASYEKAMAGEKIEVGKSKSAPGTVSALVVSYYKTSDFQRLSESTKTTYRGIIERFREEHGAKRVHHMQAQNVKKIIGEKAATPAAANNLLRIIHILMLHAVDLQWRRDDPTKDVKKIRHKSEGFLTWEEHHIEQFTAYHKPGTRAHLALSLLLYTGQRRSDVVRMGRQHVRDGWISIVQQKTGQLVEIPFHAAFKDVLNALPLKNMTFLTTAQGKPFTPAGFTNWFRDMTKEAGLPDKLSPHGLRKAACRRLAEAGCTPHQIMAISGHQSLDEVTRYTVAASRRELATQAAPHLQGGGKSRT, encoded by the coding sequence ATGAAGCAAATGCACAGACCGCCAAAATACTGCCAGGGCTTTGAGGATCGGCATGGGAAAATTCGCTGGTACTATCGGCGGAAAGGATTTCCGATCAAGCCCCTTTCAGGGTTGCCCTGGAGTCCAGAATTCATGGCCTCATACGAAAAGGCGATGGCCGGTGAAAAGATAGAGGTTGGCAAATCCAAGAGCGCACCCGGCACGGTCTCTGCGCTTGTCGTCAGCTATTACAAAACATCTGATTTCCAGAGGCTATCAGAATCCACCAAGACCACATATCGCGGCATCATCGAACGATTCCGGGAAGAGCACGGTGCCAAGCGTGTACATCACATGCAGGCCCAGAACGTCAAAAAAATCATTGGGGAGAAGGCAGCGACACCAGCCGCCGCAAACAATCTACTGCGGATCATCCACATACTGATGCTGCATGCTGTCGATCTGCAATGGCGTCGGGATGATCCCACCAAGGACGTGAAGAAAATCCGGCACAAGTCCGAAGGCTTTTTAACCTGGGAGGAACACCACATCGAACAATTCACCGCATACCACAAGCCAGGCACCCGCGCGCACTTGGCGCTATCGCTCCTGCTTTACACAGGCCAGCGCCGCAGTGACGTTGTCCGCATGGGTCGCCAACATGTGCGCGATGGATGGATTTCCATCGTCCAGCAGAAGACAGGCCAGTTGGTGGAGATCCCATTTCACGCCGCCTTCAAAGACGTGCTCAATGCACTGCCCCTTAAGAACATGACGTTTTTGACGACCGCTCAAGGCAAGCCATTCACTCCGGCTGGCTTCACCAACTGGTTTCGAGACATGACAAAGGAAGCGGGCTTGCCGGACAAACTATCACCCCACGGCCTACGCAAAGCCGCATGCCGCAGGTTGGCCGAGGCCGGATGCACACCGCACCAGATCATGGCCATCAGCGGCCACCAATCCCTGGACGAAGTGACCCGCTACACCGTCGCCGCCAGCCGCCGCGAACTCGCCACACAAGCCGCCCCTCACCTTCAAGGCGGGGGTAAAAGTAGAACATAA